From one Melioribacteraceae bacterium genomic stretch:
- the pckA gene encoding phosphoenolpyruvate carboxykinase (ATP): MSKYLEFKTPAQKEAMTLASDFRLKNQGLTYLDAVYWNLPDEALYEEIIFRNEGKITKQGPIIVNTGKHSARAANDKFVVKEESTENNIWWGEYNRPITNEKFNTILARVQAYCQGEELFVQDCYAGADPEYRMPIRIITEKAWHSLFARNMFITTDDQDELRKFTPEFTVICVPGFILDPRVDGTRTETGIILNFDQRTAIIANTLYGGEIKKSIFTVLNFLLTFEDVLPMHCSANIGNNDDVALFFGLSGTGKTTLSADPKRKLIGDDEHGWSSEGVFNFEGGCYAKVIRLSEEHEPQIYETTRRFGTILENVVFDPVSRRIDLDDDILTENTRASYPVEFIPNIISEGYVHAHPKNIIFLTCDASGVLPPIAKLNPAQAQYHFISGYTSKIAGTEIGLGIEPQITFSACFGAPFMVRHPFDYAQMLKERMLKHNVNVWLVNTGWVGGAFGVGKRISIRHTRNLLNAALDGQLEKVKFRKDKLFGFEVPTSCPEVPEDVLDPSTSWGNEKEYWKKYDALAARFIENFKLFEEGVTDEVKKAGPKRMK; the protein is encoded by the coding sequence ATGAGTAAATATCTAGAATTCAAAACTCCCGCACAAAAAGAGGCAATGACACTTGCTTCAGATTTTCGATTAAAGAATCAAGGATTGACATACCTCGATGCTGTGTATTGGAATTTACCCGATGAAGCTTTGTACGAAGAAATCATTTTCAGAAATGAAGGTAAAATTACAAAACAAGGTCCTATAATTGTAAACACAGGAAAACATTCCGCTCGTGCCGCAAATGATAAATTTGTGGTTAAAGAAGAATCAACAGAAAATAATATTTGGTGGGGTGAATATAACCGACCGATTACAAATGAAAAATTCAATACGATTTTGGCAAGAGTTCAAGCTTATTGCCAAGGTGAAGAACTTTTTGTTCAAGATTGTTATGCTGGTGCTGATCCTGAATACAGAATGCCGATAAGAATTATTACCGAAAAAGCTTGGCATAGTTTATTCGCAAGAAACATGTTTATAACAACCGATGATCAAGATGAATTAAGAAAGTTCACTCCGGAGTTTACCGTTATTTGTGTCCCCGGCTTCATACTTGACCCTCGAGTTGATGGAACAAGAACTGAAACCGGGATAATTCTAAACTTCGACCAAAGAACTGCAATTATTGCGAATACTCTTTATGGCGGAGAAATTAAAAAATCAATTTTTACCGTTCTTAATTTTCTTCTAACATTTGAAGATGTGTTACCTATGCACTGTTCGGCAAACATCGGAAATAACGATGATGTAGCATTGTTTTTCGGATTAAGCGGAACGGGTAAAACAACATTATCTGCCGATCCAAAAAGAAAACTTATCGGCGATGATGAACACGGATGGAGCAGCGAAGGCGTATTCAATTTCGAAGGTGGTTGTTACGCAAAAGTTATTCGTTTAAGTGAAGAACACGAACCGCAGATTTATGAAACAACTAGAAGATTCGGAACAATTTTAGAAAACGTTGTATTCGATCCGGTATCTCGCAGAATCGATTTGGATGATGATATACTTACGGAGAATACACGCGCTTCATATCCGGTTGAGTTTATACCGAATATTATTTCGGAAGGATATGTTCATGCACATCCGAAAAATATAATATTCTTAACTTGTGATGCATCGGGTGTACTTCCTCCGATTGCAAAACTAAATCCCGCACAAGCACAGTATCATTTTATAAGCGGTTACACATCAAAAATTGCCGGAACTGAAATCGGTTTAGGTATTGAACCGCAGATAACTTTCTCGGCATGTTTCGGTGCACCGTTTATGGTTCGTCATCCTTTTGATTACGCACAAATGCTGAAAGAAAGAATGCTGAAGCACAACGTAAATGTTTGGTTAGTAAATACCGGATGGGTTGGCGGTGCGTTTGGTGTCGGTAAACGAATTAGTATTCGCCACACTCGTAATTTACTTAACGCTGCATTGGACGGACAATTAGAAAAAGTGAAATTCAGAAAAGATAAGTTATTCGGTTTTGAAGTTCCTACAAGTTGTCCGGAAGTACCCGAAGATGTTTTAGATCCGTCAACTTCTTGGGGTAACGAAAAAGAGTACTGGAAAAAATATGATGCTCTTGCTGCAAGATTCATCGAGAACTTTAAGCTCTTTGAAGAAGGTGTGACCGATGAAGTTAAAAAAGCCGGACCGAAAAGAATGAAGTGA
- a CDS encoding DUF72 domain-containing protein yields the protein MSNLRIGTCSWKYDSWKGLIYPNEPKINYLHEYSNHYSTVEIDQWFWSLFGEKKINLPQLHDVETYTKSVDEDFRFSIKVPNSITLTHFYNRSKSDPLKANPYFLSEELTNEFLKTLEPMKDKLGPLMLQFEYLNKHKMKSQHDFQLQLANFCDKIIRNYLWGIEIRNPNYLNKTYFEFLKEYDLIPVFLQGYYMPPIFELIEKFIDLLPKTVVIRLHGPDRKGIEVKSGGEWNKIIEPKDVELEKLVYIISLLLSKQIDIYINVNNHYEGSAPLTIKKIEKLLKEQGVKS from the coding sequence ATGAGCAACCTCAGAATCGGCACTTGCAGTTGGAAATATGATTCTTGGAAAGGATTAATTTATCCGAATGAACCAAAGATAAATTATCTACATGAATATTCTAATCATTACAGCACCGTTGAAATCGATCAATGGTTTTGGTCTTTGTTTGGAGAGAAAAAAATTAATTTACCGCAATTACATGATGTTGAGACTTATACAAAATCAGTTGACGAGGATTTTAGATTTTCAATTAAAGTACCGAACAGCATAACGCTTACACATTTTTATAATAGATCAAAATCTGATCCGCTTAAAGCAAATCCATATTTTTTATCGGAAGAATTGACTAACGAATTTCTCAAAACATTAGAGCCGATGAAAGATAAACTCGGTCCTCTCATGCTGCAGTTCGAATATTTGAACAAACACAAAATGAAAAGCCAGCACGACTTCCAACTTCAACTCGCAAATTTTTGTGATAAGATAATCAGAAATTATTTGTGGGGAATTGAAATACGTAATCCGAATTATCTCAATAAAACTTACTTTGAGTTTCTAAAAGAGTATGATTTAATTCCCGTTTTTCTGCAAGGCTATTACATGCCGCCTATTTTTGAACTAATTGAAAAGTTTATTGATCTTCTTCCCAAAACCGTCGTGATTCGTTTACATGGACCGGATAGAAAAGGAATCGAAGTAAAAAGCGGCGGTGAATGGAATAAAATTATCGAACCAAAAGATGTTGAGTTAGAAAAATTAGTTTATATAATTTCGTTACTTTTGTCAAAGCAAATAGATATTTATATAAACGTTAATAATCATTACGAAGGTTCTGCACCTTTAACAATTAAAAAAATTGAAAAGTTATTGAAAGAACAAGGAGTAAAAAGTTGA